Proteins encoded within one genomic window of Phototrophicus methaneseepsis:
- a CDS encoding DUF1622 domain-containing protein, whose translation MELSRFITAAGELVDFAGVIVIIVGIIIATFRFVRAYFGDATTRKTAYRDYRRGLGQGLLLGLELLVAADIIRTVAVTPTLESVAVLAVIVLIRTFLSWSLEVEVEGRFPWQRKNTDDSEATI comes from the coding sequence ATGGAACTGAGTCGTTTTATCACAGCCGCAGGCGAACTTGTCGACTTTGCTGGCGTGATCGTCATCATCGTGGGCATCATCATTGCGACGTTTCGTTTTGTTCGTGCTTACTTTGGCGATGCGACGACCCGCAAAACAGCCTATCGAGATTATCGGCGGGGCTTAGGGCAGGGGCTGCTGCTTGGGCTTGAACTGCTCGTCGCAGCCGATATTATCCGCACCGTTGCCGTTACGCCTACCCTGGAAAGCGTTGCCGTGCTGGCTGTGATCGTGCTCATCCGAACCTTCCTGAGCTGGTCGCTAGAGGTCGAAGTCGAAGGTCGGTTCCCGTGGCAGCGAAAAAACACAGACGACTCAGAAGCGACGATATAG
- a CDS encoding DMT family transporter, which yields MNSSMTFGLIVAIGAGIAIGLQGLFTNITGQMIGPLRGGLAIHIGGALIGAAMVLVVTALRPAEQAIEITPRLITFSLLAGAAGMLILMGVATAFPLIGQVAGQGTLIFAQMAVAVVIDMLGLAGGEPIPLDGRRILGLIVVAIGTYLLLPQQSN from the coding sequence ATGAACTCATCAATGACCTTCGGTCTGATTGTCGCCATTGGCGCGGGCATTGCCATCGGCTTACAAGGGCTGTTTACCAATATCACCGGGCAGATGATCGGCCCGCTGCGCGGCGGATTGGCGATTCACATTGGCGGGGCGCTGATTGGCGCGGCGATGGTGCTGGTCGTCACCGCCCTGCGGCCCGCAGAACAGGCCATCGAGATTACGCCTCGTCTGATTACCTTTTCGTTATTGGCCGGGGCAGCCGGGATGCTCATTTTGATGGGTGTTGCGACGGCTTTCCCACTCATTGGGCAGGTTGCAGGGCAGGGAACGCTTATCTTCGCGCAGATGGCAGTTGCCGTGGTGATTGATATGTTGGGGCTGGCAGGTGGGGAGCCTATCCCGCTGGATGGACGGCGTATCCTGGGACTGATTGTGGTCGCCATTGGTACCTATCTGCTGCTGCCACAGCAATCGAATTAG
- a CDS encoding glutaredoxin domain-containing protein — MVEADTSADEKIIVYAHPTCPMFYPVRSALESAKVPYEYINIREDESARLRVREINDGYESVPTLVFPDGSTLTEPTTSQLSDKISRMGYELGIMGWIKGNALWLATGAVVLYGVLQFLDVI, encoded by the coding sequence ATGGTTGAGGCTGATACATCAGCAGACGAAAAAATAATCGTCTATGCACACCCAACGTGCCCGATGTTTTACCCGGTGCGCTCCGCATTGGAGAGCGCGAAGGTCCCTTATGAATATATCAATATCCGGGAAGATGAATCGGCACGGTTGCGCGTACGAGAAATCAACGATGGCTATGAGAGCGTGCCGACACTCGTCTTCCCGGATGGCAGCACGCTCACAGAACCGACAACATCGCAACTATCCGATAAAATCAGCAGGATGGGCTACGAACTGGGTATCATGGGGTGGATCAAAGGGAATGCGCTCTGGTTAGCAACGGGCGCTGTCGTCCTCTACGGCGTGCTTCAATTCCTGGATGTGATTTAG
- the cofE gene encoding coenzyme F420-0:L-glutamate ligase — protein sequence MPEMLQVIPVQAPVQNAPFPLVDTILEAIEATGQSLQDGDVLAVSSKYVAISEDRIITLSDIKPGPKAEALAERYNMDATMAQLVVDEADHIFGGIPMGYLLTWRSGIIAPNAGIDRSNIPNGLAVLLPKDPYASANDLRAALYERLGVQLGIILTDSWLVPGRYGTTGVALACAGFEPVQDERGKADLFGNPMTVTQRGMADSLSVCAQTVMGERDEATPLAIVRGASIIMTDRTLSVEDVAIPWEMCLYVESLTLGLLPDGAPRESMTAKLGKRDKTV from the coding sequence ATGCCCGAAATGTTACAGGTGATCCCGGTGCAAGCACCGGTGCAGAATGCCCCTTTCCCCCTCGTTGATACAATCCTGGAAGCCATCGAAGCTACAGGCCAGAGCCTGCAAGATGGTGATGTGCTCGCAGTCAGTAGTAAATATGTCGCTATTTCAGAAGATCGCATTATTACCCTGAGCGATATCAAACCCGGCCCCAAGGCTGAGGCCCTGGCTGAGCGTTACAATATGGATGCGACGATGGCACAGCTCGTCGTTGACGAAGCCGATCATATCTTTGGCGGCATCCCGATGGGCTATTTGTTGACGTGGCGCAGCGGCATTATCGCCCCGAACGCAGGTATTGATCGCAGCAATATTCCGAATGGGCTGGCTGTTCTACTGCCGAAGGACCCTTACGCTAGTGCCAATGACTTGCGCGCAGCGCTCTATGAGCGGTTGGGCGTGCAGCTAGGCATCATCCTCACGGATAGCTGGTTGGTGCCAGGGCGCTATGGGACGACGGGCGTGGCGTTGGCATGTGCTGGCTTTGAGCCTGTGCAGGATGAGCGCGGCAAGGCCGATTTGTTCGGTAACCCGATGACCGTGACGCAGCGCGGCATGGCAGATTCTTTAAGCGTGTGCGCTCAGACGGTCATGGGCGAGCGCGACGAAGCCACACCCTTGGCAATTGTCCGTGGGGCCAGCATCATCATGACAGATCGCACCCTATCTGTGGAAGATGTCGCTATCCCCTGGGAAATGTGCCTGTATGTGGAATCACTCACGTTGGGTTTGCTGCCGGATGGCGCGCCGCGTGAATCGATGACGGCCAAATTGGGCAAGCGCGATAAGACCGTTTAA
- a CDS encoding pentapeptide repeat-containing protein yields MAEISRKELILALIGAGTKPRLAGIDLSAVDLHRLDFEGANMRGTRLAASNLQEAILRSVNLTGADLQVTQLPFADLNGANLTMANMSGANLQGTRLTTANMTNVVLNGANLTNANLTGANVSGVKFDENTTWPDGKKGSQSSPAAYV; encoded by the coding sequence ATGGCCGAAATTTCACGCAAGGAATTGATTCTGGCGTTGATCGGTGCGGGCACCAAGCCTCGCTTAGCCGGTATCGATCTCTCGGCGGTTGATTTGCACCGCCTGGACTTTGAAGGCGCGAATATGCGCGGCACACGGTTGGCAGCTTCTAACTTACAAGAGGCCATCCTGCGCAGCGTGAACCTGACCGGAGCCGATTTGCAAGTGACACAGCTCCCCTTCGCGGATCTCAATGGGGCCAACCTCACAATGGCGAATATGAGCGGGGCCAATTTGCAGGGTACACGCCTGACCACTGCCAATATGACCAACGTCGTGCTGAACGGCGCCAACCTCACCAACGCCAATCTGACGGGGGCCAACGTCAGCGGCGTGAAGTTTGATGAAAATACCACTTGGCCCGATGGCAAAAAAGGCAGCCAATCCAGCCCGGCAGCCTACGTCTAA
- a CDS encoding GDP-mannose 4,6-dehydratase, with amino-acid sequence MPHALITGGAGFIGSHLSEYLLKQGYTVTIIDDLSTGRFENIAHLAQHPSFHYAIEDIRNIHVVDRLVSECDVIFHLAAAVGVKKIIEEPINTIEVNIGGTETMLRAARRYRKRIMVASTSEVYGKGVKFPFEEDDDSLLGPTTKSRWSYATSKAIDEFLSLAYHQEVDLPVVIFRLFNTVGPRQQGQYGMVLPRFVRWALANEPIQVYGDGQQSRCFGNVTDVVDGIYRLSLSEGAIGQVFNIGSNEEVTILELAERVRDRANSQAEIKMVPYEEAYAPGFEDFRRRVPSVEKIGRLVGWEPMTPLDDTIDQIIAYYREKS; translated from the coding sequence ATGCCCCATGCATTGATTACGGGTGGCGCAGGTTTTATTGGGAGCCACCTCAGCGAATACCTGCTCAAGCAGGGTTACACCGTGACCATTATTGATGATCTGAGCACCGGGCGCTTTGAGAACATCGCGCACCTTGCCCAGCATCCGAGCTTTCACTATGCCATTGAGGATATTCGTAATATCCACGTGGTTGACCGCCTCGTCAGCGAGTGTGATGTCATCTTCCATCTGGCGGCGGCTGTCGGTGTGAAGAAGATCATCGAAGAGCCGATCAATACCATTGAAGTCAACATCGGCGGCACAGAGACGATGTTGCGCGCCGCACGCCGCTATCGCAAGCGTATCATGGTCGCTTCGACTTCTGAGGTTTATGGCAAAGGCGTTAAGTTCCCCTTTGAGGAAGACGACGACAGCTTGCTCGGCCCGACGACGAAAAGCCGCTGGAGCTACGCGACCTCTAAAGCCATTGATGAGTTTCTGTCGCTGGCCTATCACCAGGAAGTCGACCTGCCGGTCGTCATCTTCCGGTTATTTAACACGGTCGGGCCGCGCCAACAAGGCCAGTACGGGATGGTACTACCACGCTTCGTGCGCTGGGCGTTGGCAAATGAGCCGATTCAGGTGTATGGTGATGGACAGCAGTCACGTTGCTTTGGCAATGTGACGGATGTGGTCGATGGCATCTACCGCCTATCGCTCTCCGAGGGGGCTATTGGGCAGGTCTTTAACATCGGCAGCAACGAAGAAGTGACCATTCTGGAATTAGCGGAGCGCGTCCGGGACCGGGCCAACAGCCAAGCGGAGATCAAGATGGTACCTTATGAAGAAGCCTACGCCCCTGGCTTTGAGGACTTCCGCCGACGCGTCCCCAGTGTGGAAAAAATCGGACGGCTGGTTGGTTGGGAGCCAATGACGCCGCTTGATGATACAATAGACCAAATTATCGCGTACTACCGGGAGAAATCATAA
- a CDS encoding phage tail protein, which produces MTHREGDPFGNFNFLVEIDGIGQMACHSITGLNSETEVMLHRSGNDRVSSVRKLPGLTKYGNVTLKRGYTGARELYDWRKQVIDGMFERRSVVVSILNEKREPIARYLLKASWPCRWEVSTFDGKGNEVLIEEIVLAVEAIDWQE; this is translated from the coding sequence ATGACCCATCGAGAGGGAGATCCATTCGGCAACTTCAATTTCCTTGTGGAGATTGATGGCATCGGGCAGATGGCCTGCCACAGCATCACCGGCCTGAATTCAGAAACGGAGGTGATGCTGCACCGTTCTGGCAATGATCGCGTTTCTTCTGTGCGCAAGCTACCCGGACTGACGAAATATGGCAATGTGACGCTCAAGCGCGGTTATACAGGCGCACGCGAACTATATGATTGGCGCAAACAGGTCATTGATGGCATGTTTGAACGGCGCTCTGTCGTGGTTAGTATCCTCAATGAAAAACGGGAACCCATTGCACGCTATCTCCTCAAGGCAAGCTGGCCCTGCCGATGGGAAGTCAGCACATTTGATGGCAAAGGCAATGAGGTCCTTATAGAAGAGATTGTCCTCGCTGTGGAAGCCATCGACTGGCAAGAATAG